The following are encoded together in the Nocardioides thalensis genome:
- a CDS encoding potassium/proton antiporter — protein MSFDVHQLDTFVLVGAAVTFLAVLAVRVSSRAGLPSLLLYLLMGVLLGEAFIGIPFENAEAAHAIGFGALAIILAEGGLTTSWRSLRPSMNMGLALATLGVALSVAVVAVGAHFVLGLSWELAVLLGAVTSPTDAAAVFSVLRVVPLPKRLTGALEAESGLNDAPTVVLVTLISTGAADEHGPLALGGIIVFELAAGVLVGLAAGFGGAWIMRRVALPASGLYPIAVLCLAFIAYGGAAALHASGFAAVYVAALVLGNTELPHRGATRSFAEGLAWLAQIGLFVMLGLLLSPSRIDVETVAMAIGAGMILTLVARPVSVLASSVVQRMTLPELAFLSWAGLRGAVPIVLATIPLAEGVPQADLLFDIVFVLVIIDTLLTGPTLPWVAKVLRVTRRSEPRGIELEAAPLERVAADLLQVSISPRSRLHGVEVGELRLPEGALVSMIVRDGQPLVPERRTALRHGDDVLVVTPRKLREATEERLRQVSAGGRLAQWLKEEPGEE, from the coding sequence ATGAGTTTCGACGTCCACCAGCTCGACACGTTCGTGCTGGTCGGCGCCGCAGTCACCTTCCTCGCGGTCCTCGCGGTGCGCGTCTCCTCCCGCGCCGGGCTGCCGAGCCTCCTGCTCTACCTGCTGATGGGCGTGCTCCTCGGCGAGGCGTTCATCGGCATCCCGTTCGAGAACGCCGAGGCCGCGCACGCGATCGGGTTCGGGGCGCTGGCGATCATCCTGGCCGAGGGTGGTCTCACGACCAGCTGGCGCTCGCTGCGGCCGTCGATGAACATGGGGCTCGCGCTCGCGACGCTCGGCGTCGCGCTGTCGGTCGCGGTCGTGGCGGTCGGCGCCCACTTCGTGCTCGGCCTGTCGTGGGAGCTCGCGGTCCTGCTCGGGGCCGTCACCTCGCCGACCGACGCGGCCGCGGTCTTCTCGGTGCTGCGCGTCGTGCCGTTGCCCAAGCGGCTCACCGGCGCGCTCGAGGCGGAGTCCGGCCTCAACGACGCCCCGACCGTCGTCCTGGTCACCCTCATCTCGACGGGAGCCGCCGACGAGCACGGACCGCTGGCCCTCGGCGGGATCATCGTCTTCGAGCTCGCCGCCGGTGTCCTCGTCGGGCTCGCCGCCGGGTTCGGCGGCGCCTGGATCATGCGCCGGGTGGCCCTGCCCGCCTCGGGTCTCTACCCGATCGCGGTGCTCTGCCTCGCGTTCATCGCGTACGGCGGGGCCGCGGCCCTGCATGCGAGCGGCTTCGCGGCCGTCTACGTCGCGGCGCTCGTGCTGGGCAACACCGAGCTGCCCCACCGCGGCGCCACCCGGTCGTTCGCCGAGGGGCTGGCGTGGCTGGCGCAGATCGGGCTGTTCGTCATGCTCGGCCTGCTGCTGTCGCCGAGCCGCATCGACGTGGAGACGGTCGCCATGGCGATCGGCGCCGGCATGATCCTCACGCTGGTGGCGCGCCCGGTGTCGGTGCTGGCGAGCTCGGTGGTCCAGCGGATGACCCTGCCCGAGCTCGCGTTCCTGTCGTGGGCCGGCCTGCGCGGCGCCGTACCGATCGTGCTCGCGACGATCCCGCTCGCCGAGGGCGTCCCCCAGGCCGACCTGCTCTTCGACATCGTGTTCGTGCTGGTCATCATCGACACGCTGCTCACCGGGCCGACGCTGCCGTGGGTGGCCAAGGTGCTGCGGGTGACGCGGCGCTCGGAGCCGCGCGGCATCGAGCTCGAGGCCGCTCCGCTCGAGCGGGTCGCGGCCGACCTGCTCCAGGTGAGCATCAGCCCGCGGTCGCGCCTCCACGGCGTCGAGGTCGGCGAGCTGCGCCTGCCGGAGGGCGCCCTGGTGTCGATGATCGTGCGTGACGGCCAGCCGTTGGTGCCGGAGCGCCGTACCGCCCTGCGGCACGGCGACGACGTGCTGGTGGTGACGCCGCGCAAGCTGCGCGAGGCCACCGAGGAGCGCCTGCGCCAGGTCAGCGCGGGCGGCCGGCTGGCGCAGTGGCTCAAGGAGGAGCCGGGCGAGGAGTAG
- a CDS encoding FAD-binding protein, which translates to MSTPSGLALPDPIPVAAVRSAAESYDVVVVGFGIAGGCAALEAARALGDNGRVLLLERAAVHGGTSSMSGGHFYLGGGTAVQRATGHDDSAEEMARYLVATSKDPDEQKIRAYCEGSPQHFEWLESLGFEFERSYFPGKAVIQPGTEGLMFTGNEKVWPFRDRIAPAPRGHKVPVPGDTEGTRLVMDLLRKRVEEAGVEVRFETGAANLVVDEAGDVAGVGWRSFDRHGVVLASAVVIAAGGFVMNPDMVERYTPALGSKLFTLGSTYDDGLGIRLGESVGAALEHMEEPFITAPFYPPSSRVKGLIVNKLGQRFVAEDSYHARTSYHVLKQPDSVAYLIVDSEHLGEDHMPLVPLKDGFETIEEMEAGLGMPAGSLVQTVARYNEHAAKGEDPDFHKHPDWLAPQDQGPWAVLDLSLGVALYAGFTIGGMRTSVDGEVLREDGSAIKGLYAAGACASNIAQDGAGYCSGTQLGEGSFFGRRAGRHAARVASAAVAG; encoded by the coding sequence ATGAGCACGCCCTCCGGCCTCGCGCTGCCCGACCCGATCCCGGTCGCCGCCGTCCGCTCCGCCGCGGAGTCCTACGACGTCGTCGTGGTCGGCTTCGGCATCGCCGGCGGCTGCGCAGCGCTCGAGGCGGCGCGCGCGCTCGGCGACAACGGCCGGGTGCTGCTGCTGGAGCGGGCGGCGGTCCACGGCGGTACGTCGTCGATGTCGGGCGGCCACTTCTACCTGGGGGGCGGCACCGCCGTGCAGCGGGCCACCGGGCACGACGACTCGGCCGAGGAGATGGCGCGCTACCTGGTGGCGACCTCCAAGGACCCCGACGAGCAGAAGATCCGCGCCTACTGCGAGGGCTCGCCTCAGCACTTCGAATGGCTGGAGAGCCTGGGCTTCGAGTTCGAGCGCTCCTACTTCCCCGGCAAGGCCGTCATCCAGCCCGGCACCGAGGGCCTGATGTTCACCGGCAACGAGAAGGTCTGGCCGTTCCGCGACCGGATCGCGCCCGCTCCGCGCGGCCACAAGGTGCCGGTGCCCGGCGACACCGAGGGCACCCGCCTCGTGATGGACCTGCTCCGCAAGCGCGTCGAGGAGGCCGGGGTCGAGGTCCGGTTCGAGACCGGGGCGGCGAACCTCGTCGTCGACGAGGCCGGTGACGTGGCCGGCGTCGGGTGGCGCTCGTTCGACCGACACGGCGTGGTCCTGGCGTCGGCCGTGGTGATCGCTGCCGGCGGCTTCGTCATGAACCCCGACATGGTCGAGCGCTACACCCCCGCGCTCGGCTCCAAGCTCTTCACGCTCGGGTCGACGTACGACGACGGGCTGGGCATCCGGCTCGGCGAGTCGGTCGGCGCGGCGCTCGAGCACATGGAGGAGCCGTTCATCACCGCGCCGTTCTATCCGCCGTCGTCGCGCGTCAAGGGCCTGATCGTCAACAAGCTCGGCCAGCGCTTCGTCGCCGAGGACAGCTACCACGCGCGCACGTCCTACCACGTGCTGAAGCAGCCGGACTCCGTCGCCTACCTGATCGTCGACAGCGAGCACCTCGGCGAGGACCACATGCCGCTGGTCCCCCTCAAGGACGGCTTCGAGACGATCGAGGAGATGGAGGCGGGGCTCGGGATGCCCGCCGGCTCGCTCGTGCAGACCGTCGCCCGCTACAACGAGCACGCGGCGAAGGGCGAGGACCCCGACTTCCACAAGCATCCCGACTGGCTGGCGCCGCAGGACCAGGGCCCCTGGGCGGTCCTCGACCTCTCGCTCGGCGTGGCCCTCTACGCCGGCTTCACCATCGGCGGGATGCGCACGAGCGTGGACGGCGAGGTGCTGCGCGAGGACGGCTCGGCGATCAAGGGCCTGTACGCCGCCGGGGCGTGCGCGTCCAACATCGCGCAGGACGGGGCCGGCTACTGCTCCGGCACCCAGCTCGGCGAGGGCTCGTTCTTCGGTCGCCGCGCCGGCCGGCACGCCGCCCGGGTGGCGAGTGCCGCCGTCGCCGGCTGA
- a CDS encoding RNA polymerase sigma factor, with protein MTVPTDLEPLLRDLSPQVLGILVRRGADFAAAEDAVQEALVEAWRHWGDDPPREPRSWLVKVAGRKLIDEQRSASARARREERVHREPEQGPTEQADDTLLLLSRCCHPALSPASAIALTLRAVGGLTTAQIAEAFMVPEATMGQRISRAKRTLSGERFERPGDVTAVLRVLYLIFNEGFTGEVDLAEEAIRLTRQLSAATDDPEVEGLLALMLLHHARRRARRTSSGDVVPLAEQDRSLWDTAMIAEGVRILQAALAKDQLGEYQAQAAIAALHDDAATAAETDWPQVLEWYDELLRLAPSPLVALNRAVAVGEVDGPLAGLRVVEGLDPALPRRDAVAAWLHERAGNLAEARRLYGVAADRATNAAELAHLTRQAARLRHA; from the coding sequence GTGACGGTGCCGACCGACCTGGAGCCGCTCCTGCGGGACCTCTCCCCGCAGGTGCTCGGCATCCTCGTCCGCCGCGGAGCCGACTTCGCGGCGGCCGAGGATGCCGTCCAGGAGGCCCTCGTCGAGGCCTGGCGGCACTGGGGCGACGACCCGCCGCGGGAGCCGCGGAGCTGGCTGGTCAAGGTCGCCGGCCGCAAGCTGATCGACGAGCAGCGCTCCGCGAGCGCCCGCGCGCGGCGTGAGGAGCGGGTGCACCGCGAGCCCGAGCAGGGGCCGACCGAGCAGGCCGACGACACGCTGCTGCTGCTCAGCCGCTGCTGCCACCCGGCGCTCAGCCCGGCGTCGGCGATCGCGCTCACCCTGCGTGCCGTGGGCGGCCTGACCACCGCGCAGATCGCCGAGGCCTTCATGGTGCCGGAGGCGACGATGGGGCAGCGCATCTCGCGCGCCAAGCGCACGTTGTCGGGGGAGCGGTTCGAGCGACCGGGCGACGTGACGGCGGTGCTGCGCGTGCTCTACCTGATCTTCAACGAGGGCTTCACCGGGGAGGTCGACCTCGCCGAGGAGGCCATCCGCCTCACCCGGCAGCTCTCCGCGGCGACGGACGACCCGGAGGTCGAGGGGCTGCTGGCGCTGATGCTGCTGCACCACGCGCGGCGCCGGGCGCGCCGTACCTCCTCCGGCGACGTGGTGCCCCTGGCCGAGCAGGACCGCAGCCTGTGGGACACCGCGATGATCGCCGAGGGCGTGCGCATCCTCCAGGCCGCGCTGGCGAAGGACCAGCTGGGGGAGTACCAGGCCCAGGCCGCGATCGCCGCGCTGCACGACGACGCCGCGACGGCCGCGGAGACCGACTGGCCGCAGGTCCTCGAGTGGTACGACGAGCTGCTCCGGCTCGCGCCGAGCCCCCTCGTCGCGCTCAACCGGGCCGTCGCCGTCGGCGAGGTCGACGGGCCGTTGGCGGGGCTGCGGGTGGTCGAGGGACTCGACCCCGCACTGCCGCGGCGCGACGCCGTCGCGGCCTGGCTGCACGAGCGCGCCGGCAACCTCGCCGAGGCGCGGCGGCTGTACGGCGTCGCGGCCGACCGGGCGACGAACGCCGCGGAGCTCGCCCACCTCACCCGGCAGGCCGCGCGCCTCCGGCACGCGTAG
- a CDS encoding YciI family protein: MTKYLLLKHYRGDHDIAYGDLAPMNEWTPEEVDAHIAFMGKVVDDLKARGEFVDEQALAPEGTFVRYDGEGRPPVTDGPFAETKDLIAGWMIIDVESEQRAHEAAAFLSSAPGPGGKPIHEWIEVRPFLGQLPTVTE, translated from the coding sequence ATGACGAAGTACCTCCTGCTGAAGCACTACCGCGGCGACCACGACATCGCGTACGGCGACCTGGCCCCGATGAACGAGTGGACGCCCGAGGAGGTCGACGCCCACATCGCGTTCATGGGGAAGGTCGTCGACGACCTCAAGGCCCGTGGCGAGTTCGTCGACGAGCAGGCGCTCGCCCCCGAGGGCACGTTCGTGCGGTACGACGGCGAGGGCCGCCCGCCGGTCACCGACGGCCCGTTCGCGGAGACCAAGGACCTGATCGCCGGCTGGATGATCATCGACGTCGAGTCCGAGCAGCGGGCCCACGAGGCGGCGGCCTTTCTCTCCTCGGCCCCCGGCCCCGGCGGGAAGCCGATCCACGAGTGGATCGAGGTGCGCCCGTTCCTCGGGCAGCTGCCCACCGTCACGGAGTGA